The Elaeis guineensis isolate ETL-2024a chromosome 14, EG11, whole genome shotgun sequence genome has a segment encoding these proteins:
- the LOC105057668 gene encoding uncharacterized protein isoform X1 encodes MAAENKPNSSFNNSKGKKRKYLPHGKPVKKGSYPLRPGVQGFFLTCDGGRERQATNEALNLLETFYEELVNGKDSGAKCRTVPMKPLNKKIKFKDSDSSSDEDEAAPHVEESDTEKKAAESEDTPSKEQLEDGVPCKEGSDAEKHVEENEELPSKKPRLETDTSKHDHTESDKVTDKPIDELIEDELQELGDRNKRHFVSLESGCNGVVFIQMHKRAGDPSPVDIVHHMMSSAASTRKHMSRFILRVLPAEVTCYASEEEIKKAIKPLIEQYFPSEASTPCKFAVLYEARANAGIERMAIINAVAKSVPQPHKVDLNNPDKTIIVQIVKTICLVGMVERYKELSKYNLRQLTSPQQ; translated from the exons ATGGCCGCCGAGAACAAACCCAATTCCAGCTTCAACAACAGCAAGGGCAAGAAGAGGAAATATCTCCCCCATGGC AAACCTGTGAAGAAGGGGTCGTATCCATTGCGTCCCGGAGTGCAGGGTTTCTTCCTTACCTGCGACGGGGGAAGGGAGCGCCAGGCCACCAATGAAGCCCTCAATCTTCTCGAGACC TTTTATGAAGAGCTTGTGAATGGGAAGGATTCAGGTGCAAAATGTAGGACTGTTCCCATGAAAccattgaataaaaaaattaaatttaaggacTCGGATTCTTCCAGTGATGAAGATGAGGCTGCTCCTCATGTGGAGGAGTCAGATACTGAGAAAAAAGCAGCAGAAAGTGAGGACACGCCTTCAAAGGAGCAGCTAGAAGATGGGGTTCCTTGCAAGGAGGGATCGGATGCTGAGAAACATGTAGAAGAAAATGAGGAATTACCATCAAAGAAACCGCGCCTAGAAACAGATACATCAAAACATGATCATACAGAATCTGATAAAGTTACTGATAAACCAATTGACGAGTTAATTGAAGATGAGCTCCAAGAGTTGGGAGATAGAAACAAG AGGCATTTTGTGAGTCTTGAGTCAGGTTGTAATGGTGTTGTCTTCATTCAAATGCATAAACGAGCTGGAGACCCTAGCCCTGTGGACATAGTACATCacatgatgagttcagctgcttCAACAAGGAAACATATGTCAAG GTTTATATTAAGAGTTTTACCAGCTGAGGTGACATGTTATGCATCAGAAGAGGAAATAAAAAAAGCAATTAAACCACTTATCGAACAATATTTTCCAAGTGAAGCTTCAACTCCATGCAAG TTTGCAGTGTTGTACGAAGCACGTGCTAATGCAGGTATTGAGAGGATGGCCATCATAAATGCAGTAGCAAAGTCAGTTCCCCAGCCGCATAAGGTGGATCTCAACAATCCAGATAAGACCATCATTGTCCAGATTGTCAAG ACTATTTGCTTGGTTGGTATGGTTGAAAGGTACAAGGAGCTTTCCAAGTACAACCTCAGGCAATTGACGTCGCCACAACAGTAG
- the LOC105057668 gene encoding uncharacterized protein isoform X2 encodes MMQDGYGGMMEDWPKFSFTIIFQNFTYYLAAAGRKSSLEKVIASYPYDHFYEELVNGKDSGAKCRTVPMKPLNKKIKFKDSDSSSDEDEAAPHVEESDTEKKAAESEDTPSKEQLEDGVPCKEGSDAEKHVEENEELPSKKPRLETDTSKHDHTESDKVTDKPIDELIEDELQELGDRNKRHFVSLESGCNGVVFIQMHKRAGDPSPVDIVHHMMSSAASTRKHMSRFILRVLPAEVTCYASEEEIKKAIKPLIEQYFPSEASTPCKFAVLYEARANAGIERMAIINAVAKSVPQPHKVDLNNPDKTIIVQIVKTICLVGMVERYKELSKYNLRQLTSPQQ; translated from the exons ATGATGCAAGATGGCTACGGTGGGATGATGGAAGACTGGCCCAAATTCAGCTTTACGATTATATTTCAGAACTTCACCTACTACTTAGCAGCGGCAGGAAGGAAATCTAGCTTGGAGAAAGTCATAGCATCTTATCCATATGACCAT TTTTATGAAGAGCTTGTGAATGGGAAGGATTCAGGTGCAAAATGTAGGACTGTTCCCATGAAAccattgaataaaaaaattaaatttaaggacTCGGATTCTTCCAGTGATGAAGATGAGGCTGCTCCTCATGTGGAGGAGTCAGATACTGAGAAAAAAGCAGCAGAAAGTGAGGACACGCCTTCAAAGGAGCAGCTAGAAGATGGGGTTCCTTGCAAGGAGGGATCGGATGCTGAGAAACATGTAGAAGAAAATGAGGAATTACCATCAAAGAAACCGCGCCTAGAAACAGATACATCAAAACATGATCATACAGAATCTGATAAAGTTACTGATAAACCAATTGACGAGTTAATTGAAGATGAGCTCCAAGAGTTGGGAGATAGAAACAAG AGGCATTTTGTGAGTCTTGAGTCAGGTTGTAATGGTGTTGTCTTCATTCAAATGCATAAACGAGCTGGAGACCCTAGCCCTGTGGACATAGTACATCacatgatgagttcagctgcttCAACAAGGAAACATATGTCAAG GTTTATATTAAGAGTTTTACCAGCTGAGGTGACATGTTATGCATCAGAAGAGGAAATAAAAAAAGCAATTAAACCACTTATCGAACAATATTTTCCAAGTGAAGCTTCAACTCCATGCAAG TTTGCAGTGTTGTACGAAGCACGTGCTAATGCAGGTATTGAGAGGATGGCCATCATAAATGCAGTAGCAAAGTCAGTTCCCCAGCCGCATAAGGTGGATCTCAACAATCCAGATAAGACCATCATTGTCCAGATTGTCAAG ACTATTTGCTTGGTTGGTATGGTTGAAAGGTACAAGGAGCTTTCCAAGTACAACCTCAGGCAATTGACGTCGCCACAACAGTAG